Genomic segment of Arachis hypogaea cultivar Tifrunner chromosome 11, arahy.Tifrunner.gnm2.J5K5, whole genome shotgun sequence:
CAAATTCTATGACTCTCTCTAAGTATACCTCTAGGAGATATGTGATCTCAAATCCAGTCAAATCATCAAGGAAGAAGAACCTAAAAGagaaattgttattgttataaccTTAAAGGTGTAAAACAGAGATGAGagagtgaaaaagaaagaaagaaagaaagagaggggaAGTTCCTTACAATCCTAATGCGATCACAGTAGCAGGGACGTTCAATAGGAACATCTTTAGATAATCTACAGAGAGGTCACTGTAAACCTATAAACACCACACCATACCATATTATAAGGAAGATAGAACCAACAACGGAATTGGAAATGTGTTAATTACACATTGCAAAGATCATACAACAGATTAACTCACACCTTTCTACTACGAAGACTGCATCTTGGACCCTCAACCACGATGTCACTCCCTTCCATCTAGAAAACAACAATCAAATCAGAAAATCATACTCGATACAAAGTAGAGGATTTCAACTATTCCAACTACAAGAATTGCTATTTCATAACTGCAAGCATTTCAAAATGTAACTGGAACACATTGAATAGCTAAATTGCAGATTAACCCTTAAAAAATTTCATATTGAAACCATAGTTCtcaacaaattttaattctctaaaaATTCTTAAAACTTATTTAAGTTGGACATATTAGTCCGTGCGTCATTTGGAAGGATACTGACTAACTTGTCTTAGAGAATATTATTTTGAGTACTtaattgttttataataaaatttgttaaagaTTTATTTGTCTAAAATGCATATTAAAAAACATTGATTGAAACCGACAAAAAAACCAATTTGTTTggcgaaaataaattttgaaaatttttaaagaataaaattttattgagaACTAAAGTGtcttatctaaaatttttttgagaTCAATTTGGTCATTCActcctaatttttcttcaattattattatttagatgAAGAAAAGTCTTGGAACAAATGGTTTATTTGTGATCTCAAGGTCGTAGGTTCAAGTTATGATATCAATTGTTAAGATTAGGTGCTCTGTATTACGCTCTCTCGACGTGACCTTTTTCTAAACCCTGTGTGGCTGTGATAACACGAAATGCTTATATAGTCTGTCCTTCTATTATTAACTAGATGATCAATTTTCAAGGAATTTCCTTTATGAGATGAAAGTACCATACCTTTAGCTTCATTTTCAATTCATCATACTCTTTGTCACTCATAATTGGATTTCCCGACACATAAGCCATAGAAGCTTCCAGAAACTTTTGTTCGTCAGAACCTGTAAACAAATTAAAAGTTAATGAAGAAAGACTTGAGAAAAGATTCACTTGTTATAACAGCAGCTACTGTGTCAGCCAAAAAGTTGCTCCATACTTAGCATAACAACGCTGCTTCCTTCCCACATGAGTTCTTCCTTTAGATTATCAAATTCTTCATTTGACATAATAGCCTTCCCCTCATAATAGAATGCCTGGTCATCCATATACACAATAGCTGAGATATATTTTTTGTAAGAAAAGTAGTGTCGAAATGTAAATGCCTCTTCTCCTGTGTCTCCAATTCAATGGACAGAAAATTGTTACTTAGGAAGTATACTTATGGCGTTCCGGTACACAGGTGAAATTAGTTTGCGTGAACTTGTATGCAGTTCGTTACCTAATCTATGAATTCATGTAACTATCTTGGTTGTCTCTGTATTCTATCTTGCGATAATCAAGACGTACGGGGCCTAAGAAGGTTTTAACTTTTAAGCACAAAGCTTTTGGGGGTGAGTGTCATATGATATACCTGCAGTGCCTGAAGAAACTCTTGCTCCATTTCACCAActgatttcttctcttttttatctATGCTACAATAAGGGAGGATTTTAGAATCAACAACCTCTTTTTCGAAGTCTCCAACCTTTCCTGAAACAAGAGAAAACAACAACTAAAAAAGGGGTACGTATCTGTTGTTATAAGAAGATCTTTAATaaccaaataaataaatgaagaaCGATGACACATGACATTATAGTATGTCAAAGAGACCTTGTTGTTGTTGATCCGCAGTGGCCTTAGGGGATAGTAAAAATAGCCTTCGACGAAGGCATAAATGGCGGCCATTGAACTGAATCAAGTGTCCACCAGAAGGGTAAGACAAGGATGATATAGGAAGCAAAGGCGTTGGGGTAATAGTAGAAGAACTAGCTGCAGTAGTGCATGGACGAGGGTGTGTTAACGTGAAAGCTAGTTTGCTAGCCAtgaataataatgatgatcactGCTATAT
This window contains:
- the LOC112722276 gene encoding PGR5-like protein 1A, chloroplastic — protein: MASKLAFTLTHPRPCTTAASSSTITPTPLLPISSLSYPSGGHLIQFNGRHLCLRRRLFLLSPKATADQQQQGKVGDFEKEVVDSKILPYCSIDKKEKKSVGEMEQEFLQALQAFYYEGKAIMSNEEFDNLKEELMWEGSSVVMLSSDEQKFLEASMAYVSGNPIMSDKEYDELKMKLKMEGSDIVVEGPRCSLRSRKVYSDLSVDYLKMFLLNVPATVIALGLFFFLDDLTGFEITYLLELPEPFSFIFTWFAAVPLLVWLAQSLTSAIVKDFLILKGPCPNCGAENTSFFGTILSVSSGGKVNNVKCSECGTEMVFDSSTRLITLPEGSNA